From one Fusobacterium mortiferum ATCC 9817 genomic stretch:
- a CDS encoding ABC transporter ATP-binding protein, which produces MAEVILKKVEKQYPNGFKAVHGIDLHIKDGEFMVFVGPSGCAKSTTLRMIAGLEDITGGEVYIGDKLVNDLPPKDRGIAMVFQNYALYPHMTVYDNMAFGLKMAKVPKDEIDKRVREAAEKLEITQLLDRKPKEMSGGQRQRVAVGRAIVRKPDVFLFDEPLSNLDAKLRVSMRVKITQLHKQLKAEGQNATMIYVTHDQVEAMTMGDRICVLNFGKIMQVDTPLNLYHKPANKFVAGFIGSPAMNLVKASIIEKNNTLFVRLSSGDLLELPKDKAEKVKNKINQEIWFGIRPENIGNRLTNPDSHLVSGKINIVEQMGNEEFIYFSLGDTQYSCRIPVEKSTKANFNQTEQFYFNMEKCHIFDLETEENLTL; this is translated from the coding sequence ATGGCAGAAGTTATATTAAAAAAAGTAGAAAAACAATATCCAAATGGATTTAAGGCAGTTCATGGAATTGACCTACATATTAAAGATGGAGAGTTTATGGTTTTTGTAGGGCCATCTGGTTGTGCAAAGTCGACTACTCTTAGAATGATAGCTGGATTAGAAGATATTACTGGAGGAGAAGTTTATATAGGTGATAAGCTTGTTAATGACTTACCTCCTAAAGACAGAGGAATAGCAATGGTTTTCCAAAACTATGCACTATACCCACATATGACAGTTTATGATAACATGGCTTTTGGACTTAAGATGGCAAAGGTACCAAAAGATGAGATTGATAAAAGAGTTAGAGAAGCTGCAGAAAAATTAGAGATAACTCAATTACTAGATAGAAAACCAAAGGAGATGTCTGGAGGACAAAGACAAAGGGTAGCAGTAGGAAGAGCTATTGTAAGAAAACCAGATGTATTCCTATTTGATGAACCTCTATCTAACCTAGATGCAAAATTAAGAGTATCAATGAGGGTAAAAATAACTCAACTACATAAGCAATTAAAAGCAGAGGGACAAAATGCTACTATGATATATGTAACACATGACCAAGTAGAAGCAATGACAATGGGAGATAGAATCTGTGTATTAAATTTTGGAAAAATAATGCAAGTGGATACTCCATTAAATTTATATCATAAACCAGCAAATAAATTTGTTGCAGGATTTATAGGTTCTCCAGCTATGAATCTTGTTAAAGCTTCTATTATTGAAAAGAACAATACTTTATTTGTTAGATTATCTAGTGGAGATTTATTAGAACTTCCTAAGGATAAAGCAGAAAAAGTAAAAAATAAAATTAATCAAGAGATTTGGTTTGGAATTAGACCTGAAAATATTGGTAATAGATTAACTAATCCTGACTCTCATCTAGTTAGTGGTAAAATAAATATAGTTGAGCAAATGGGAAATGAAGAGTTTATCTATTTCTCTCTAGGAGATACTCAATATAGTTGTAGAATTCCTGTTGAAAAATCTACAAAAGCTAACTTTAACCAAACTGAACAATTCTATTTCAATATGGAAAAATGTCATATTTTTGATTTAGAGACTGAAGAAAATTTGACATTATAA